Proteins encoded together in one Maricaulis maris window:
- a CDS encoding cytochrome b, producing MSQPKTYTGVAIALHWIIAVLLVGMVFYAWNMEELKETLFAGGDVTLGEVQFAYNAHKTVGLLILVLSLGRLAWRFTHPVPALPDGMAGWERFAATATHWAFYAIMIGMPIGGMIAASAAEPPTLLFNNPDFVLPKLPVPQTEAFQEFSGSVHGAGGWAILGLLGLHVAAALKHQFINKDGLIGRMIPVLKG from the coding sequence ATGTCCCAACCGAAAACCTACACCGGGGTGGCCATCGCGCTGCACTGGATCATCGCGGTCCTTCTGGTCGGCATGGTCTTCTATGCCTGGAACATGGAAGAGCTGAAGGAGACGCTGTTCGCCGGAGGTGATGTGACGCTTGGCGAGGTGCAGTTCGCGTATAACGCGCACAAGACGGTGGGGCTGCTCATCCTGGTGCTCTCGCTCGGCCGCTTGGCCTGGCGCTTTACCCATCCGGTCCCCGCCCTGCCTGATGGCATGGCCGGCTGGGAGCGTTTTGCCGCGACCGCCACACATTGGGCGTTTTACGCCATCATGATCGGGATGCCGATTGGCGGCATGATCGCCGCCTCGGCAGCCGAACCGCCGACCCTGTTGTTCAACAATCCCGATTTCGTTCTGCCGAAACTGCCGGTCCCGCAGACCGAGGCTTTCCAGGAGTTTTCGGGCAGCGTGCACGGAGCCGGTGGCTGGGCCATTCTCGGCCTGCTCGGCCTGCACGTCGCCGCGGCCCTCAAGCACCAGTTCATCAACAAGGATGGATTGATCGGCCGCATGATCCCGGTCCTGAAAGGATAA
- a CDS encoding VOC family protein, with protein MNDNEAILKIDYNEIPVTDMAAAKAFYRAAFGWDFLDFGPDYAAFQNAGLDGGLRREDTRFPQGCLIILKAKDILAAEARVEGAGGAIIKREDFPGGRRFHFTDPAGNELALWSPNGKYDPHPDPDAANDPDA; from the coding sequence GTGAATGACAATGAAGCCATCCTGAAGATCGACTACAACGAGATCCCGGTCACCGACATGGCCGCCGCGAAAGCCTTCTACAGGGCCGCGTTTGGCTGGGACTTCCTCGATTTTGGGCCGGACTATGCGGCTTTCCAGAATGCGGGCCTCGATGGCGGACTGCGCCGCGAAGACACGCGCTTCCCGCAAGGCTGCCTGATCATCCTCAAGGCCAAGGATATCCTCGCCGCCGAGGCGCGGGTCGAGGGCGCCGGCGGCGCGATCATCAAGCGCGAGGATTTCCCCGGCGGACGTCGTTTCCATTTCACCGATCCGGCCGGCAACGAGCTCGCCCTGTGGTCGCCGAACGGCAAGTATGACCCGCACCCTGACCCCGACGCCGCGAATGATCCGGACGCATGA
- a CDS encoding TIGR02301 family protein, translating into MRAHRLFPARLALLFLALAALSLTALASAPAMAQKPRDFERPVAMETSPSVIPQDNGISADIREELDLERTLPFLAYTLGELHYLAFSCDSPDDQQWRQQMVELLAMEAADNGRWRDRLIQSFNDGYRAQQRYRTRCGLEADAERRALAHRGRDLSEMMRAAYFD; encoded by the coding sequence ATGCGTGCACATCGCCTCTTTCCGGCCCGCCTGGCCCTGCTTTTCTTGGCCCTCGCGGCTCTGAGCCTGACGGCTTTGGCCAGCGCTCCGGCGATGGCCCAGAAGCCGCGTGACTTCGAGCGTCCGGTAGCGATGGAAACCAGCCCGTCCGTCATTCCCCAGGACAACGGGATCAGCGCCGACATCCGCGAAGAACTCGATCTTGAGCGGACCCTGCCTTTCCTCGCTTATACGCTGGGCGAGCTGCATTATCTCGCCTTCTCCTGCGACAGCCCCGACGACCAGCAATGGCGCCAGCAAATGGTCGAGCTTCTGGCCATGGAGGCGGCAGATAATGGGCGCTGGCGCGACCGGCTGATCCAGAGCTTCAATGACGGGTATCGCGCCCAGCAACGCTACCGCACCCGCTGCGGCCTGGAAGCCGATGCCGAACGCCGCGCGCTTGCCCATCGCGGCCGGGACCTGTCGGAAATGATGCGCGCCGCCTATTTCGACTGA
- a CDS encoding NUDIX hydrolase — translation MNDNQSPRRQPTPGAGMVVFRGDEVLLIKRGKPPYEGQWSLPGGKIEYGETAAEGALRELSEETGTTARIVGLIDVIDSIGLREDGQPGDWHYLLVDFVGIWTGGEPVAADDVTEAAFFPFEKAVSLTRWDKTRDVIGRARDMLAAMSAPQSRA, via the coding sequence ATGAACGATAATCAGAGCCCGCGCCGCCAACCGACGCCCGGGGCCGGCATGGTCGTGTTTCGCGGCGATGAGGTGCTGCTGATCAAGCGCGGCAAACCGCCCTATGAGGGGCAGTGGTCGCTGCCCGGCGGCAAGATCGAATATGGTGAGACGGCGGCCGAGGGAGCCCTGCGCGAGCTGTCCGAAGAGACCGGAACCACGGCCCGCATTGTCGGCCTGATCGATGTCATCGACAGTATCGGCCTGCGCGAGGACGGACAGCCGGGCGACTGGCATTATCTGCTGGTCGACTTTGTCGGCATCTGGACCGGCGGCGAGCCGGTCGCGGCGGACGATGTCACCGAGGCGGCCTTCTTCCCCTTCGAGAAAGCCGTGAGCCTGACCCGTTGGGACAAGACCCGCGATGTCATCGGCCGCGCCCGCGACATGCTGGCTGCCATGAGCGCGCCACAATCCCGGGCATGA
- a CDS encoding FAD-binding oxidoreductase has protein sequence MTVTDTPAAPATSPLPEGLADALKAVLGPKGWSDDAHEMAPHIADWRGRYQGSTPILLKPASTDEVAACVRLCHEAGIAITPQGGNTSLCGAATPMGEVLLTLKRMTAIREVDIDNDSMTVEAGCVLENLQNLAAENNRLFPLSLGSQGSAMIGGLISTNAGGVHVLRYGMTRELVLGLEAVLPDGTIWSGLTGLRKDNTGYDLKQMLIGAEGTLGIITAATLKLFPRPARMEVAFCGLASPDDAVKFLGLAKQVSGGAVTAFELMPRMALEMVLEHVPGTRDPLTGEHAWYVVCEMSFGRADGARETMEDALGQGFEAALIEDAAIAENDSQIHDFWRLRETIAEAERAHGKAVKHDVSIPVSKMPAFLSQATAAVEAAFPGALVVAFGHVGDGNVHFNVAAREAGADDGFIAEAAPLSRLVYDLVDSFGGSISAEHGIGILKRAELASRKPVDVAVMRAIKSALDPRSIMNPRVLL, from the coding sequence ATGACCGTGACCGATACGCCCGCCGCCCCCGCCACCAGCCCCCTGCCGGAAGGTCTTGCCGACGCACTCAAAGCCGTGCTCGGCCCGAAGGGCTGGTCGGACGATGCACACGAGATGGCGCCACATATCGCCGACTGGCGCGGCCGCTATCAGGGCTCGACCCCGATCCTGCTCAAGCCGGCCAGCACGGACGAGGTCGCTGCCTGCGTCCGTTTGTGCCACGAGGCCGGTATCGCGATCACTCCGCAAGGCGGCAATACCTCGCTGTGCGGTGCGGCCACACCAATGGGCGAGGTGCTGCTGACGCTCAAGCGCATGACCGCGATCCGCGAGGTCGATATCGACAATGACTCGATGACGGTCGAGGCCGGCTGCGTGCTGGAAAACCTGCAAAACCTCGCCGCCGAGAATAATCGCCTCTTCCCGCTCTCGCTGGGATCGCAGGGCTCGGCGATGATTGGCGGGCTGATCTCGACCAATGCCGGCGGCGTGCATGTGCTGCGCTATGGCATGACGCGCGAACTCGTCCTGGGCCTCGAGGCCGTGCTGCCGGACGGGACGATCTGGTCCGGCCTGACGGGCCTCCGCAAGGACAATACCGGGTATGATCTCAAGCAAATGCTGATCGGCGCCGAGGGCACGCTGGGCATCATCACCGCCGCGACCCTGAAACTCTTCCCGCGCCCGGCGCGGATGGAAGTCGCCTTTTGCGGCCTGGCCAGCCCCGACGATGCCGTGAAATTCCTCGGCCTCGCCAAACAGGTCTCCGGCGGCGCGGTCACGGCCTTCGAGCTGATGCCGCGCATGGCATTGGAGATGGTGCTGGAGCATGTCCCCGGTACGCGCGATCCGCTGACCGGAGAACACGCTTGGTATGTGGTCTGTGAAATGAGTTTCGGCCGCGCCGACGGGGCCCGCGAAACAATGGAGGACGCGCTTGGCCAGGGCTTTGAGGCAGCGCTGATCGAGGATGCCGCGATCGCCGAGAATGACAGCCAGATCCATGACTTCTGGCGCCTGCGCGAGACCATTGCCGAGGCCGAACGCGCCCATGGCAAGGCGGTCAAGCACGACGTATCCATCCCGGTCTCCAAGATGCCGGCCTTCCTCAGCCAGGCGACCGCGGCCGTGGAAGCGGCCTTCCCCGGCGCGCTGGTGGTCGCCTTCGGCCATGTCGGCGATGGCAATGTCCACTTCAACGTCGCCGCCCGCGAAGCCGGCGCCGATGACGGCTTCATCGCCGAAGCCGCCCCGCTCTCACGTCTGGTCTACGACCTGGTCGACAGCTTCGGCGGTTCGATCTCGGCCGAGCATGGCATCGGCATATTGAAACGCGCCGAACTGGCCAGCCGCAAACCGGTCGATGTGGCGGTGATGCGGGCGATCAAGTCGGCGCTGGACCCCAGGAGCATCATGAATCCGCGGGTTTTGCTGTAA
- a CDS encoding ABC transporter ATP-binding protein has protein sequence MTSLYTLTDLSKRYTRGKESITIFEDLTMTIPEGDFIAIMGPSGSGKTTLLNMLGGIDRPSTGRVDCQGVRVDALSEGKLAKWRSQNVGFIFQFYNLMPTLTAAQNVELPLLLTKLSGKQRKDRVATALDIVGLADRKGHRPRQLSGGQQQRVAIARAIVADPKVLLCDEPTGDLDRKSADEILETLQLLNKELGKTIIMVTHDPSAAKYARRELHLDKGRFIEQVLEPAQ, from the coding sequence ATGACATCGCTCTACACCCTCACCGACCTGTCCAAGCGCTACACGCGGGGCAAGGAGTCGATCACGATTTTCGAGGATCTGACGATGACCATCCCGGAGGGCGACTTCATCGCCATCATGGGACCGTCCGGCTCGGGCAAGACCACCCTGCTCAACATGCTCGGCGGGATCGACCGGCCCTCGACCGGTCGGGTGGACTGCCAGGGCGTTCGCGTCGATGCACTGTCCGAGGGCAAGCTGGCCAAGTGGCGCTCGCAGAATGTCGGCTTCATCTTCCAGTTCTACAATCTCATGCCGACCCTGACAGCGGCCCAGAATGTCGAATTGCCGCTGCTGCTGACCAAGCTGTCCGGCAAGCAGCGCAAGGACCGCGTCGCCACGGCGCTGGACATTGTCGGCCTCGCCGACCGCAAGGGCCACCGCCCGCGCCAGCTTTCCGGGGGCCAGCAACAACGGGTCGCCATCGCCCGCGCCATTGTCGCTGACCCGAAAGTCCTGCTGTGTGACGAGCCGACCGGTGACCTCGACCGCAAGTCGGCCGATGAAATCCTCGAGACGCTGCAACTGCTCAACAAGGAGCTCGGCAAGACCATCATCATGGTCACGCACGACCCCTCGGCGGCCAAATACGCCCGCCGCGAACTCCATCTCGACAAGGGCCGCTTCATCGAGCAAGTGCTGGAGCCGGCGCAATGA
- a CDS encoding efflux RND transporter periplasmic adaptor subunit: MSDRRSQLESLSIDRDEGDAAGGVSVLVTIVIALVFAALSAGGTWYLMQSSAPAPQPVAAVETPASATPSGSDTAAATPAPQTPRTSGLVATGYVVARRQATVSAEITGRISELLVEEGTRVEEGQVLARLDDTRARIQLDLLIAQREAAATRPRALLAQLNEAQTVLQRATTLAERDIGSQAAVTAARAQVDSLTAQINASRADYQAVAAQVRSQEDLIDRHIVRAPFAGIVIAKNAQIGEILSPASAGGGFTRTGVATLVDMDSLEIEVDVNEGQIGRVTPGQRVEARLDAYPDWRIPAHVEAIIPTADRARATITVRVAFDERDNRILPDMAARVIFIE; encoded by the coding sequence ATGTCAGACCGAAGATCACAGCTGGAATCCCTGAGCATTGATCGCGACGAGGGCGACGCCGCCGGCGGTGTTTCCGTGCTCGTGACGATTGTTATCGCGCTGGTCTTCGCGGCCCTGTCAGCGGGTGGCACGTGGTATCTGATGCAGTCATCGGCGCCGGCACCGCAGCCCGTCGCCGCGGTCGAGACCCCGGCCTCGGCGACACCGTCAGGCAGCGACACAGCCGCGGCCACACCCGCCCCGCAGACACCGCGCACCTCCGGCCTTGTCGCAACCGGCTATGTCGTGGCGCGCCGCCAGGCGACCGTGTCGGCGGAGATCACCGGCCGGATTTCCGAGCTGCTGGTCGAGGAAGGCACGCGTGTCGAGGAAGGCCAGGTCCTCGCCCGGCTCGACGACACCCGTGCCCGGATCCAGCTCGACCTGCTGATCGCCCAGCGAGAAGCCGCCGCGACGCGTCCGCGCGCCCTGCTGGCCCAGCTCAACGAGGCGCAGACCGTGCTGCAGCGCGCCACAACGCTGGCCGAGCGCGATATCGGCTCGCAGGCCGCCGTCACCGCGGCCCGCGCGCAGGTCGACAGCCTGACCGCCCAGATCAATGCCTCGCGTGCTGACTACCAGGCTGTGGCCGCCCAGGTGCGCAGCCAGGAAGACCTGATCGACCGCCATATCGTGCGGGCACCCTTTGCCGGCATCGTCATCGCCAAGAACGCCCAGATCGGCGAAATCCTGTCTCCGGCCTCGGCCGGTGGCGGCTTCACCCGAACCGGTGTCGCCACCCTGGTCGACATGGACTCGCTGGAGATCGAGGTCGATGTCAATGAGGGCCAGATCGGCCGGGTAACACCGGGCCAGCGGGTTGAGGCGCGACTTGACGCCTATCCGGACTGGCGCATCCCGGCCCATGTCGAGGCGATCATCCCGACCGCCGACCGGGCCCGGGCCACGATCACGGTCCGCGTGGCCTTTGACGAGCGCGACAACCGGATCCTGCCCGACATGGCCGCCCGCGTTATTTTTATCGAATAG
- a CDS encoding YceI family protein, with protein sequence MLRTPLVALSPLVALAALTAPALAQDWTVDHDASSVGFETTVSGGAVSGGFETWTADITLDPDNLEAASIDAAVTTASGSTGNRQMDDSMLSNAGLNPTDFETARFVSDDIRATETGYEAHGTMTMRGSEQPVVMPFTLAIADGRAVADSRFVIARADFGVGGSSWGSAAAEVTLVLHIEADAAP encoded by the coding sequence ATGTTGCGTACCCCCCTCGTCGCCCTGTCCCCGCTCGTTGCGCTTGCAGCCCTCACGGCGCCGGCGCTGGCGCAGGACTGGACGGTCGATCATGACGCCTCCTCGGTCGGCTTCGAGACGACGGTCTCCGGCGGCGCCGTGAGCGGCGGCTTCGAGACCTGGACGGCAGACATCACGCTCGATCCGGACAATCTGGAGGCCGCCTCCATCGACGCCGCGGTCACCACCGCCAGCGGCTCGACCGGCAATCGCCAGATGGATGACAGCATGCTGTCCAATGCCGGCCTCAACCCGACGGATTTCGAGACGGCGCGCTTCGTTTCCGACGATATCCGCGCCACCGAAACCGGCTATGAGGCACACGGCACAATGACCATGCGCGGGAGCGAGCAGCCGGTGGTGATGCCCTTCACCCTGGCAATTGCCGATGGCCGCGCCGTCGCCGACAGCCGCTTCGTCATCGCCCGCGCCGATTTCGGTGTCGGCGGATCAAGCTGGGGCTCGGCAGCCGCCGAGGTGACCCTGGTCCTGCACATCGAAGCCGATGCGGCGCCATAG
- a CDS encoding 3-hydroxybutyrate dehydrogenase has product MSGIRTDLTGQVALITGSTSGIGAAMAGALAENGCHIILNGLGDAAEIEALRARLASDHGVEVRYHPANMLKPDEIADMVASAEREFGRLDILLSNAGIQHVAPVEDFPTEKWDAIIAINLTSVFHAAKAAVPIMKRQGKGRIVNLASAHGLVASPFKSAYVAAKHGVMGFTKTLALEVAEQGITCNAICPGYVKTPLVEMQIADTAKARGISEEEVVRDVMLAAQPTKQFVTYEQLAGALLYLVSDAGANMNGSWISIDGGWTAK; this is encoded by the coding sequence ATGTCTGGAATTCGTACCGATCTCACCGGCCAGGTGGCCCTGATCACCGGCTCGACCAGCGGCATTGGCGCGGCGATGGCCGGGGCGCTGGCGGAAAATGGTTGTCACATCATTCTCAACGGGCTGGGCGACGCGGCCGAGATCGAGGCCCTGCGGGCGCGGCTGGCCAGTGATCATGGTGTCGAGGTGCGCTATCACCCGGCCAACATGCTCAAGCCGGACGAGATCGCCGACATGGTCGCCTCGGCCGAGCGCGAATTCGGTCGGCTGGACATCCTTTTGTCCAATGCCGGCATCCAGCACGTCGCGCCGGTCGAGGACTTCCCGACCGAAAAATGGGACGCCATCATTGCCATCAACCTGACCTCGGTCTTCCACGCCGCCAAGGCCGCCGTGCCGATCATGAAGCGCCAGGGCAAGGGGCGGATCGTCAATCTCGCCTCGGCCCACGGTCTGGTCGCCTCGCCCTTCAAGTCGGCCTATGTCGCGGCCAAGCATGGCGTGATGGGCTTTACCAAGACGCTGGCGCTGGAAGTCGCCGAACAGGGCATCACCTGCAATGCGATCTGTCCGGGCTATGTGAAGACACCGCTGGTCGAGATGCAGATCGCCGATACAGCGAAAGCGCGCGGGATTTCCGAGGAAGAGGTGGTCCGCGACGTCATGCTGGCGGCCCAGCCGACCAAGCAGTTCGTGACCTATGAGCAGCTCGCCGGTGCTTTGCTCTATCTTGTCTCCGATGCCGGGGCCAATATGAATGGTTCCTGGATCAGCATAGACGGCGGATGGACTGCGAAGTGA
- the yaaA gene encoding peroxide stress protein YaaA, whose product MLILLSPAKNMNFDAVDRDLPATTPDLIDETRILSKTTRQLSAAKIQSMMKINDDLARLNRERFQAFDADQPGEKQAAFAFNGEVYRGLEAETLSAEDLAWAQDHLRILSGMYGALKPLDAIHPYRLEMGRKLHTRRGESLYDFWGDRIAKELNSLQADAKEPVILNLASNEYFKAVDRKAIRGRVITATFKEEKDGQLRALMVFAKKARGMMARWVIENRVTNPADLVKFDLGGYRFEAAGSSEGDLLFTRPQPAAAGKKAA is encoded by the coding sequence ATGCTGATTCTGCTCTCGCCCGCCAAGAACATGAATTTTGACGCCGTCGATCGCGACCTGCCGGCGACCACGCCGGACCTGATCGACGAGACGCGGATCCTGTCAAAGACGACGCGGCAGCTTTCGGCGGCGAAGATCCAGTCGATGATGAAGATCAATGATGATCTCGCCCGTCTCAATCGCGAGCGCTTCCAGGCCTTTGACGCCGACCAACCGGGCGAGAAGCAGGCCGCCTTCGCGTTCAATGGCGAGGTCTATCGCGGTCTCGAGGCCGAAACCCTGTCCGCCGAGGACCTGGCCTGGGCCCAGGACCATTTGCGCATCCTGTCGGGCATGTATGGCGCCCTGAAACCGCTCGACGCCATCCACCCCTATCGCCTCGAGATGGGCCGCAAGCTGCACACACGGCGCGGCGAGAGCCTCTATGATTTCTGGGGCGACCGCATCGCGAAGGAACTCAACAGCCTGCAGGCCGACGCCAAAGAGCCGGTCATTCTCAACCTGGCCTCGAACGAGTACTTTAAGGCGGTCGACAGGAAGGCCATCAGGGGCCGCGTCATCACCGCCACCTTCAAGGAAGAGAAGGACGGCCAGCTGCGCGCGCTCATGGTCTTCGCCAAGAAGGCCCGCGGCATGATGGCCCGCTGGGTCATCGAGAACCGGGTGACCAACCCGGCCGACCTGGTGAAATTTGACCTGGGCGGCTACCGGTTTGAAGCGGCCGGGTCGAGCGAAGGCGATCTGCTGTTCACGCGGCCTCAGCCGGCGGCGGCGGGGAAGAAGGCGGCTTAG
- a CDS encoding L-threonylcarbamoyladenylate synthase, translating into MSAPVKPANDPAVIDEAVALLKAGGLVAMPTETVYGLAADAGNADAVARLYAAKGRPRFNPLIAHVAGPSMAWRLAGWPDLAEQLAEAFWPGPLTLVLPKRPDAPIADIANAGLDSIALRAPRHTAAQSLIRAFDGPLVAPSANPSGGISPTTAQHVADGLGDRIDLILDGGACPVGLESTVIALLGGLPTLLRPGGLPRRQIEAITGRLEEPGSSETLLAPGMMKSHYAPNAAMRLNAETAEAGEVLLGFGAIDGDLNLSAAGDLAEAATGLFAALRALDARGAARIAVAPIPNEGLGEAINDRLQRAAAPKDDLT; encoded by the coding sequence ATGAGCGCACCTGTCAAACCTGCCAATGATCCGGCCGTGATCGATGAAGCCGTCGCCCTTCTCAAGGCGGGCGGCCTCGTCGCCATGCCGACCGAGACGGTCTACGGCCTCGCCGCCGATGCCGGCAATGCCGATGCGGTCGCGCGTCTCTATGCCGCCAAGGGCCGGCCGCGCTTCAATCCGCTGATCGCCCATGTCGCCGGGCCGAGCATGGCCTGGCGGCTGGCCGGCTGGCCCGACCTGGCCGAACAGCTCGCCGAAGCTTTCTGGCCAGGCCCGCTGACCCTGGTCCTGCCCAAGCGACCCGATGCGCCGATCGCCGATATCGCCAATGCAGGTCTCGACTCGATTGCCTTGCGTGCGCCGCGCCACACCGCGGCCCAGAGCCTGATCCGGGCCTTTGACGGCCCGCTGGTCGCCCCCAGCGCCAACCCGTCTGGCGGGATCAGCCCGACCACGGCCCAGCATGTCGCGGACGGCCTCGGCGACCGGATCGATCTCATTCTCGATGGCGGGGCCTGCCCGGTTGGACTGGAATCCACCGTGATCGCCCTGCTCGGCGGCTTGCCGACCCTGCTGCGCCCGGGCGGTCTTCCCCGGCGCCAGATCGAGGCGATCACCGGCCGCCTCGAGGAGCCGGGCTCCAGCGAGACCCTGCTCGCACCCGGCATGATGAAAAGCCATTACGCCCCCAATGCCGCCATGCGCCTCAATGCCGAGACAGCCGAGGCCGGCGAAGTCCTGCTCGGTTTCGGGGCGATCGACGGCGATCTCAACCTGTCCGCCGCCGGTGATCTCGCCGAGGCTGCGACCGGGCTTTTCGCGGCCCTGCGCGCACTCGATGCCCGCGGCGCGGCGCGGATTGCGGTTGCACCGATCCCCAATGAGGGTTTGGGTGAAGCGATCAATGACCGCCTGCAACGCGCCGCCGCCCCCAAAGACGACCTGACCTGA